The Plectropomus leopardus isolate mb unplaced genomic scaffold, YSFRI_Pleo_2.0 unplaced_scaffold21536, whole genome shotgun sequence genomic sequence AGTACcttattttaagtggtttaaaatggttttcagcagttttttgaaaatgtcattttttgacatttttgccttactatagccttgcatttttggtggatttttgcgattttttatttattttatttttttatgccatttaatgttgttttttgctgtttttgcataatccgttgctatggcgtgtctcggcacgttattttatgtggtttaaaatgattttcagcactttttagatCAGGTCCAGGACACTCAACGTCGTTCTGGTTTTGATGCGTCTGTGGCGATGAGATGGCGCTTCGTCCGGTCAGCCGCCGTAACGCAAAGTAAATCCAAAACACGAGGACTGAAAGATAAAGATCACAAAATTTATTcatcaacaacagaaacatccagtgaacatttataaaaacactCTTCGGATTCACAACGGACACCCTTCAGTCTGGAAACATGCCACTGCACCCTCACACCAACCTCTGAGACCTGCAAGACCTCAGAGACCTATTAGACTCACGAGACCTGTGAGACCTGCGAGACCTCTGAGACCTGTTCGACTCAAGATACCTGCGAGACCTCTGAGACCTGTTCGACTCACGAGACGTGCGAGGCCTCTGAGACCTGTTCGACTCACGAGACCTGCGAGACCTCAGAGACCTGTTCAACTCATTAGACCTGCAATACCTCAGAGAGCTGTTCGACTCACGAGACCTGTGAGACCTGTGAGACCTGCGAGACCTCTGAGACCTGTTCGACTCAAGAGACCTGCGAGACCTCTGAGATCTGTTCGACTCACGAGACCTGCTAGACCTGCGAGGCCTCTGAGATCTGCGAGACCTGCGAGACCAGTGAGACCTGCGAGACCTGCGAGACCTGCGAGACCTCGGATACCTCTGAAATCTCAGAGTCCTCTGAGACATAAAAGACCTAGGAGACCTCGAAGACCTCTGAGAGTTCTAAGACTTCTGAGACCTCGGAGAACTCAAAGACATCCCAGAACTTTGGGACCTCAGAGATTTCTGAGACCTCACTGAAATCAATCAGctggtgccccccccccccgcggCCTCTTAGTGAGTGACACACGTGAGGCCGCCCCGGGACGCAGCCGTgcttgcagttgttttttttaacgctGTTATCTCAAGCTCACAAGACCATGATGTCATTATCTCCAAAAAATTAAGGTTTAAATTACACCAAAACGAGAACGGGAGACTCCAGACTTCAAGATCCAGTCTTATCCACATCAGATCTGTCGAGGgactcttgtttttattttggctttaggggcgGGGCAGAGAACTTTCAGTGGCTggattttgaatttattttaccgccaatttttaaggaaaaacatGCCTTCGACAGTATGAgccaatttttttcctttaaatttttggcgattttcaagagaggatttttttctttaaacgaatacttttaatatttgtttttttttcttttttttacaaatttttgatggttttcttttttcctgtaaaaatatttggtgactagagaaaaacattgtgatttttttttttaattggacaatttttttcctcttgacgTCAGGGCGTGAAGCAGACGTCTCTGTTTGAGACCTGatgtctcatttttaaaaagtacaaaacaatgacctgaagaaaaaatacaaaaaacaaattaaaacaaaaacaaggaaataaagcGTCAAAAAGcgcttaaaaataatgaaaattctgtaaaataattaaaaatatataattgacATGATTACAAACATagttttttgggatatttttcctgagcttcttcaaaaataatttgccaaatctactaatttgttgccctttgcagaacattttttgccaagttgctcattgcttttttcccccgttttccacagaaatcaaatcaatttgatATCAAAGGTCTAAAAACTGGTCATTGTTTCAAGATAgcagcataataaaaaaaaaatgcaagcagGGCCGCTCCAGG encodes the following:
- the LOC121965753 gene encoding pre-mRNA-splicing factor CWC25-like, with the translated sequence MSQRTLRFQRYPRSRRSRRSRRSHWSRRSRRSQRPRRSSRSRESNRSQRSRRSLESNRSQRSRRSHRSHRSRESNSSLRYCRSNELNRSLRSRRSRESNRSQRPRTSRESNRSQRSRRYLESNRSQRSRRSHRSRESNRSLRSCRSQRLV